A single window of Luteipulveratus halotolerans DNA harbors:
- a CDS encoding DUF5063 domain-containing protein gives MPDTTPQPEPAAPGPPEHSDLATLARDTATDVRDFTGAVRQIASGVAPEAAIPLLLLVISQLQVTGARLGAIQDVLPDERFEPDPGPESDHDALRTSLANVLEGIDDYADVVDPLTSVELGRGALSDDLAGVVASLEHGLAHYDRGRPVEAMWWWQFSYLSEWGVRASAALRVLLTILGHLRLDADEETVADAEFDALHP, from the coding sequence ATGCCTGACACGACACCGCAGCCGGAGCCGGCCGCACCCGGCCCGCCCGAGCACAGCGACCTCGCGACCCTGGCCCGCGACACGGCCACCGACGTCCGCGACTTCACGGGAGCGGTCCGCCAGATCGCCTCCGGCGTCGCGCCCGAGGCCGCGATCCCGTTGCTGCTGCTGGTGATCAGCCAGCTGCAGGTCACCGGTGCCCGACTCGGCGCGATCCAGGACGTGCTGCCCGACGAGCGCTTCGAGCCCGACCCGGGTCCCGAGTCCGACCACGACGCCCTGCGTACGTCGCTGGCCAACGTGCTCGAGGGCATCGACGACTACGCCGACGTGGTCGACCCGCTCACGTCGGTCGAGCTCGGCCGCGGTGCGCTCAGCGACGACCTGGCCGGTGTGGTGGCCTCGCTCGAGCACGGCCTGGCCCACTACGACCGCGGCCGCCCTGTCGAGGCCATGTGGTGGTGGCAGTTCAGCTATCTGTCCGAGTGGGGCGTGCGGGCGAGCGCTGCCCTGCGCGTGCTGCTCACGATCCTCGGTCACCTGCGGCTCGACGCCGACGAGGAGACCGTCGCCGACGCGGAGTTCGACGCGCTCCACCCGTGA